Within Spinacia oleracea cultivar Varoflay chromosome 4, BTI_SOV_V1, whole genome shotgun sequence, the genomic segment GATTTTGTGGATTGATATCGAAGGAGAATGCAGAGGCAACTTATCTTAAATGTCCACCTTGAAGTGATGCTtatatacaaatacaaatacaaagacaAATGAGTGTTCCTTTATTCCCCTATCTAGAATCTTCATCACACAACCAAGCTAGATTGCTCAAGAGTTCTCTGAAACACTCTAGAAACTTTCGGGCCCAATTGCTacttagagcaactccaatggtgggCTATAAGGTGATGTAGCTAAGTTTGCCACATCATATTTCTAGCTACAATTAATTTAAGCTACAAATTTTCACATTGGTGAGCTACAATCCCTTGTAGCTCCCTATAATATTTAACTCTATTTTTCAACCATAGAAGTTGCTCTTACTGTGTGCTGCATATTGGGCCTTAGCAGGCCTGATCTATGAAATCCGACCCAACCATCATCTTTAATAGTTCAAAACTGATGGGATCTAAAAGCTACAGTCGAAACGAACATCGTTTGTCCCAATAAATGGCCCATGCGACAGTGAGAGAGACGACCCATGACAACTAGGTCTTAAAGATGCTTCACAAAGTAATAGGGTTCATCAAAGTTTTGAAGAAACATCTCACCCAATCTTAGGTTGTATTCAGTATGGAGAACAACTATGGGCTATATGGAAGTGAATTGGAGTCGATCGTGGTTTCCAACTCTCCATCAACGGTTAGACGAGTTGTTtacgggttgaaaatttcaacctaACTCAACCTATTTAATTAAACGGATTAGATTaggttgacccatttaattaaacgagtTAAAAATcttgacccatttaattaaacaggtTAAAAAACTTAACCCAATACTTTATTATCAAGTTGGGTTGGTATATTAGGTCAGTTTTTGCCAGCTCTACACGGACTTAATCAACAGCATACTGATTCACATATCAAAGGTCGGACAAAGCTCTGTAGCAGGCACATATTCAGCAAAAAGGTCTGTCAATCAATATCAACAACAATGCAGAAACCAACTATAATCTACCTAACAGCAATAACGATGATGAACAAAGAAAGACCCTGTGAGGTTTGACCACTGGAGTCCAGAATTAGTCTGCACATAAATGTGTAAAACTCGCACGATCAAACATATTTAATAATCTCCTCTTCACAAAGATGAAATTTGTTCTCCCCCCATTAGTACATACGACGGAGGAGGCAAAAGAAATACTAAAAATGTATGTCTGCATAATTAGTGTTAAACCAATGTTTTGGCATCAGAGGAAACCATGAAATTAAAAGCCCATTTTGGCTAAATTCTTGTTGCAACACAAAATACACCAATCATCATCAAATACACTCCTACCGAAACTGGTACAGATTTTAAGATATAGTAGTATCCAAGAATTCAATCGGCACCCTTTTGCATCCAAGTTTACAGCTTCATACCTCTCAAGAAACACACCTCGGGAAGAAGGTTTGACCCACGTAACCCCCAGCTATAGCTCTTCTCACATTGGACTCGAACATTTTAGGATTATCCCTCAATACAGCAGCGGCATCATGATTTAAAGGGTCTTCATAGTTTGGTTGctgcaaacaaaaaaaaaattataaaaaaatcctACTATAATGCAATGCATGAATCAATTAAGAACAAATTTCTAAATAAAGGGAAATGTTAGTACCGTGTAGAGGTGATACAACCCATAGATGACAGTGTTTACGTTCAAAACAGGTTTCCAGTCTTCTCTTAGTATGTTAAGACAGACATTACCTTCCAAGTCGATGTTGGGATGGTATACCTACAGACGCGTCGTACAAAAAGTGAGAACAAAATTGTAATAATAATCCAGAAATGCACATAAGAAATAAATGAGTTGTCATATTATGTAACATGAGACACGCTTTCATGCAGAATAGTTCTACTTACCTTTGTTTTGCACTTGACTTTGGGAGGCTCGTGAGGATATACAGATGGAACTTGGAAGGTAAACACAAATGTGCCGCCTCTGCAATCAAAATTTCCCATAGAATATCAGTACACTATGCCaattagaatttttttttattattattttaaaaaaaacaaacaaacaaggaCTGCATATGGAGAATAACCAAATAGAAATATAAATGAAGTTCATAGACcaaatagaaatattatttcGACCAAATTCCATACTTTCCCTACTCCACATGGCCATAACAAACGTTGTGAAGCAGGCACTAAACACTAGTAGGCAATATCCTATGAGTTATGACTGGTATTAAGAGAAGATGTCAGTTGTGACGAAGATGAGCTTATTGATCTTTTATAAGTAAGTTACTTCTAAATACTATAATGCTAATTCAAATAGAAAGTTACTTACAATACTTACAATAGTCTATGAGTTATGACTGGTATTAAGAGAAGATGTCAGTTGTTGACGTGTTTTAGTAAAAGAGACACTTACAGATAATATCCCTCGTCAGGACGGATGGTAACTTCAAAATTCATCAGCTCATCCTTTCCATTGGGAAATGATATGGTACATGACTTTGGCAGGTTCAGTTCACTGATATCTAGAAAATGTCAAAATTGTAGAACCACGATAAGTTAACAGAAAAGATCGCCATAACGTGAGGCTAAATAATACATGATTGAACATACGTCTCATAAAAAGCTTTAATCTCCACAGTCCACAATGCAGGGTTAGTAGCTTATACCCGGGATCAAATGTAACAAATGAGATATTTATAAATTGCAACATGACATTATTCTAATTAAGGATATAGTGTGTCTTTCATTAAACAGAAAGGTAATTTCATAACAAGGAACAGGCAAAATATTGTGACAGAAAGTGTGAAGGTACTTGCAAGTTGCAACCACTTTCAACAAATCATGAAGTTAAATGGTCACCAACAAAAATGTgcctaagaaaaaaaaaacaagtgttTCTGGTAAGGACAGAGCTACTGAGGTACAAGAATCACACCCACCCCACTCAATACACAACACACACAAGAGAAAGAGCGAGAGGAAAACCCTTGATCCCAATCCCTTGCATAAAACTACAAATACATGCTCATATGCATATATCGAATCAAGGGTTATCGAACAATAGGCTGAATGGGATGAGGAACCCATATCAATCAAGAATCTCCTGCTTAGATAGTGAACAAGGGTAAGTGGGTCTCATTCATAGTGTGGTTACCTATAATTAAATAGGTTTGACATATATATAGGCTGTATTGTTGTGAGTAACACAAAAGGGGAGGGATCCTGATTTTTGTGCCAGAACTTCGGCAATTTTATTATACAACCGGTTGTACCTTTGTTGTAACCTTGATTGGCTTTATCACAAGGCCAAGACTACACCACcatcaaatattcaaatatGATTATATGAGTACCAGCAGTAGCTTTCAGAAAATAATACCTTTATGAAGACGTAATTCTCCAGCTGTTTGCTTCTTGACATGCGGCTTTCCATTAAGATTTTCAGCATTTTCCCTTTGTTTGGCTTTCACTttgaacaaattaatcatatttCCTGAACATGAAAAGGAAAAGATTGAacaacaaaattcaaaaattggcAACATGATCAAAAAAAACCGACAATTAGGGTCAAGTTCATCAATTCCCAAATCAAACACAAATTCCAAGCTAAACCCACAACCAAAAATTATAAACCCAGAAAAACCCAGAAAGCGATTcatcaaacaacaaacaaaattCCAAAAACCAATACTATAATCAGCTATACTGCAGAAAAGATCGCAAATTTAATACGCCAAAAAGACAAAAATTAATCCAGACCAAAGTTCATTAAAAAAAGTCGAATCTTCTATGATTGATGAACAAAAGTAATTAAATTACATGGAATAGATAATTCTACCTGCTGTGACGAAGATTCTAGAAAATACGAAAGAGGcgaagaaagagagagaaagtgagtgaaacGAAGGAAGAGAAAGTGAGAATATATGAAGGAAAAATTGGAGAGAGATCTAAAGAAAGGGAAATTCTATTCAGAGAAGGCTTGGGATTATTtatttaccttttttttaattatttattttacaatTTAGGAATTAAGAGTAATTTTGTAGACTGATTCTGAAatagaagaaaaataaattaataaaagtattttcttttgtctttttttttatttgccttttctcttttcttgaatttcaacGCTATGATAAATAATCATTGTGAATTTGTCATCCACATCCAACGAATATTGGGTCCTTTTTTATTCATGTTTTTGTCCTCTACAAGTCTAGGTTATCTA encodes:
- the LOC110800374 gene encoding NEDD8-conjugating enzyme Ubc12, with product MINLFKVKAKQRENAENLNGKPHVKKQTAGELRLHKDISELNLPKSCTISFPNGKDELMNFEVTIRPDEGYYLGGTFVFTFQVPSVYPHEPPKVKCKTKVYHPNIDLEGNVCLNILREDWKPVLNVNTVIYGLYHLYTQPNYEDPLNHDAAAVLRDNPKMFESNVRRAIAGGYVGQTFFPRCVS